A stretch of Blattabacterium cuenoti DNA encodes these proteins:
- the ruvA gene encoding Holliday junction branch migration protein RuvA — translation MITHLRGQLIEKNQSYLIIDCHGVGYHIYISSYTYSYLLAEEEGKEIYIHTYLFIKENKYGLYGFFEKIERKIFSYLISVNGIGPNSAIMLLSCLTPYEIEKSIYKEDIQVFKKVKGIGTKTAKRIIIELKDKISKEIMNNSKKEKNVKFSEKTSVKKEALNALIVLGFSAKESKKVLDDILDKHPEFSIENIIKESLKKL, via the coding sequence GTGATAACACATTTAAGAGGACAATTAATAGAAAAAAATCAATCTTATTTAATAATAGATTGTCATGGAGTAGGGTATCATATTTATATATCCTCATATACTTATTCTTATTTGTTAGCAGAAGAAGAAGGAAAAGAGATATATATACATACATACCTTTTTATAAAAGAAAATAAATATGGGTTGTATGGTTTTTTTGAAAAAATAGAGAGAAAAATATTTTCTTATTTGATATCCGTAAATGGAATAGGTCCAAATTCTGCTATCATGTTATTATCTTGTCTCACTCCATATGAGATAGAAAAATCTATATATAAAGAAGATATTCAAGTATTTAAAAAAGTAAAAGGAATTGGAACAAAAACAGCTAAAAGAATTATTATTGAATTAAAAGATAAAATCTCTAAAGAGATTATGAATAATTCTAAAAAAGAAAAAAACGTAAAATTTTCTGAAAAAACATCTGTAAAAAAAGAAGCTTTAAACGCTTTGATTGTTCTCGGATTTTCTGCTAAAGAATCTAAAAAAGTTTTAGATGATATTTTAGATAAACATCCAGAATTTTCTATAGAAAATATCATTAAAGAATCTTTAAAAAAATTGTAA